The Eubacteriaceae bacterium Marseille-Q4139 genome has a window encoding:
- the nrdD gene encoding anaerobic ribonucleoside-triphosphate reductase, translated as MKCEDIKVIKKDGTREDFNVQKVVVAVNKSANRAMITFSKAETNFICQFVEEKAEEMDVLEIPIAQMHNIVEGALERVNPQVAKSYRDYRNYKQDFVQMLDEVYKKSQSIMYIGDKENSNTDSALVSTKRSLIFNELNKSLYQKFFMTVEELQACRDGYLYIHDMSARRDTMNCCLFDVNTVLTGGFEMGNLWYNEPKTLDVAFDVIGDIVLSAASQQYGGFTVPSVENILAPYAEKSYAKYIDKYMGLGLSEEQAKDVAWHDVEREMEQGFQGWEYKFNSVSSSRGDYPFITMTAGTGTSRFAKMATITMLNVRKKGQGKEGHKKPVLFPKLVFLYDEKLHGPGGELEDVFEAGIDCSSKTMYPDWLSLTGEGYIASMYKKYGKIISPMGCRAFLSPWYVRGGMEPADENDEPVFVGRFNIGVVSLHLPMILAKARQESRDFYEVLDYYLELIRKIHIRTYAYLGEMKASTNPLAYCEGGFYGGHLGLHDKIKPLLKTATASFGITAFNELQELYNGKSLVEDGQFALEVLRHINDKVNEFKKADGNLYAIYATPAENLCGLQVKQFRKKYGIVENVSDREYVSNGFHCHVTEDITPIEKQDLEYRFWELSNGGKIQYVKYPIDYNKEAIKSLVRRAMKMGFYEGVNLSLSYCDNCGHEELNMDVCPVCGSKNLTKIDRMNGYLSYSRVKGDTRLNDAKMAEIAERKSM; from the coding sequence ATGAAATGTGAAGACATCAAGGTGATTAAAAAAGACGGCACCAGGGAAGATTTTAACGTCCAGAAGGTCGTCGTTGCAGTCAATAAATCGGCCAACCGGGCCATGATTACATTTTCCAAAGCAGAGACGAATTTTATCTGCCAGTTTGTCGAGGAGAAGGCAGAGGAGATGGATGTACTGGAGATCCCCATCGCCCAGATGCACAACATCGTTGAGGGGGCCCTTGAGCGGGTCAATCCCCAGGTGGCAAAGAGCTACCGGGACTATCGGAACTACAAGCAGGATTTCGTCCAGATGCTCGATGAGGTCTATAAAAAGAGCCAGTCCATCATGTACATCGGCGACAAGGAGAACAGCAACACCGACAGCGCGCTGGTGTCCACGAAGCGGAGCCTGATTTTCAATGAACTGAATAAATCCCTGTACCAGAAGTTTTTCATGACCGTCGAGGAGCTTCAGGCCTGCCGCGACGGATACCTCTATATCCACGACATGTCGGCAAGGCGCGATACCATGAACTGCTGCCTGTTTGACGTAAACACGGTTTTAACCGGCGGCTTCGAGATGGGAAATCTCTGGTACAACGAGCCGAAGACCCTGGACGTGGCCTTTGACGTCATCGGCGATATCGTGCTGAGCGCCGCCAGCCAGCAGTACGGCGGCTTCACGGTGCCGAGCGTCGAGAACATCCTGGCACCCTATGCGGAAAAATCCTACGCGAAATACATCGACAAATATATGGGGCTCGGCCTCTCCGAGGAGCAGGCGAAGGACGTGGCATGGCACGACGTGGAGCGGGAGATGGAGCAGGGCTTCCAGGGATGGGAGTATAAGTTCAACTCCGTTTCTTCCAGCCGCGGCGACTATCCGTTTATTACCATGACGGCCGGCACCGGGACGAGCCGCTTTGCGAAGATGGCGACCATCACCATGTTAAACGTGAGGAAAAAGGGGCAGGGAAAGGAAGGCCATAAAAAGCCGGTGCTGTTCCCGAAGCTGGTGTTCCTCTATGACGAGAAGCTTCACGGGCCGGGCGGTGAGCTGGAAGACGTGTTTGAGGCGGGCATCGACTGTTCATCCAAGACCATGTATCCGGACTGGCTTTCTTTGACGGGCGAGGGCTATATTGCCAGCATGTATAAAAAATATGGGAAGATTATAAGCCCCATGGGCTGCCGTGCCTTTTTGTCCCCGTGGTACGTCCGCGGCGGCATGGAGCCGGCCGATGAGAACGACGAGCCGGTGTTTGTGGGACGCTTCAACATCGGCGTCGTGAGCCTGCACCTGCCGATGATCCTTGCGAAGGCAAGGCAGGAGAGCCGGGACTTCTACGAGGTTCTCGACTACTATCTGGAGCTGATCCGGAAAATCCATATCCGGACGTATGCGTACCTGGGCGAGATGAAGGCGTCCACGAATCCGCTTGCCTACTGTGAGGGCGGCTTCTACGGCGGCCATCTCGGCCTTCATGATAAGATCAAGCCGCTCCTTAAGACGGCCACGGCGTCCTTCGGCATTACGGCTTTCAACGAGCTTCAGGAGCTTTATAACGGCAAGTCTCTGGTGGAGGACGGCCAGTTTGCCTTAGAGGTGCTGCGCCATATCAACGACAAGGTCAATGAGTTTAAGAAGGCCGACGGGAACCTTTACGCCATCTATGCGACGCCGGCGGAGAACCTCTGCGGCCTCCAGGTAAAGCAGTTCCGCAAGAAATACGGGATTGTGGAAAACGTGTCGGACAGGGAGTATGTGAGCAACGGCTTCCACTGCCATGTGACCGAGGATATCACGCCCATTGAGAAGCAGGATCTGGAATACCGGTTCTGGGAGCTGTCCAACGGCGGGAAAATCCAGTATGTGAAGTATCCCATTGATTACAATAAAGAAGCGATCAAGTCTCTGGTGCGCCGCGCCATGAAGATGGGCTTTTATGAAGGTGTGAACCTGTCCTTATCTTACTGCGACAACTGCGGCCACGAGGAGCTCAACATGGACGTCTGCCCGGTCTGCGGAAGCAAAAACCTGACGAAGATCGACCGTATGAACGGATATTTAAGCTATTCCCGCGTGAAGGGCGATACGAGGCTCAACGATGCCAAGATGGCCGAGATCGCTGAGAGAAAGAGCATGTAA
- the nrdG gene encoding anaerobic ribonucleoside-triphosphate reductase activating protein produces the protein MRYHNITKDDMLNGDGLRAVLWVAGCSHGCKGCHNPITWDICGGLPFDEAAKEELFLELEKPYISGVTLSGGDPLHPKNREEIGALVREIREKFPEKTIWLYTGYTWEEISDLPFLPLLTVVVDGPFVEELKDSTLHWKGSANQRVIDVKKTLESGSVVLHES, from the coding sequence ATGCGTTACCATAATATCACGAAAGACGACATGTTAAACGGGGACGGCCTGCGGGCTGTCCTCTGGGTGGCCGGATGCAGCCATGGCTGCAAGGGCTGCCATAATCCGATCACCTGGGACATCTGCGGCGGCCTGCCCTTCGATGAAGCGGCAAAGGAGGAGCTTTTTTTGGAGCTTGAAAAGCCGTACATTTCCGGCGTGACTTTAAGCGGCGGCGATCCACTCCATCCAAAGAACCGGGAGGAGATCGGGGCGCTTGTAAGGGAAATCAGGGAAAAGTTCCCGGAAAAGACCATCTGGCTCTACACGGGCTATACCTGGGAGGAAATTTCAGACCTTCCGTTCCTTCCGCTCCTTACCGTCGTCGTGGACGGGCCGTTCGTGGAGGAATTAAAGGATTCCACGCTTCACTGGAAGGGGAGCGCAAACCAGCGGGTCATTGATGTGAAAAAGACGCTTGAGAGCGGGAGCGTTGTGCTTCATGAGAGCTAA
- a CDS encoding pyridoxal phosphate-dependent aminotransferase, whose protein sequence is MYNFDEIIDRRHTNAMNTDGFRDYIFHADETMTFPYKDEEFIRMWVADMEFATPDVVIDGIKERLSRRIFGYTRVFEDSYYEAFSGWCRERYGWSFEKKELVMSNGIIPALYELVEYICAPDEKVLFLTPSYAYFKYAADFNKRDYVCCDLKNEDGYYTIDFEDFEKKAADEKTTLFILCNPHNPSGRVWTEEELKKMAEIAERHGLWVISDEIHCDLLRTGKTHIPMGKVMPEYGRLITCMAPSKTFNMAGLMISNVMIRDEELRKTWLSRHYNFDNPLSIAAAQAAYEKGGQWLKELKAYLDENFRVTGEYLKEHLPKAKYRVSEATYLAWVDLKEYFKPEESLPLFFAYEAGVLLEGGNMFVQNSDCFIRLNLACPKATLLEGLKRICEAVNTKHTGLYTRTV, encoded by the coding sequence ATGTATAATTTTGATGAGATCATCGACAGGCGGCATACAAATGCCATGAACACGGACGGCTTCCGTGACTACATTTTCCATGCGGACGAGACCATGACGTTCCCCTATAAGGATGAGGAATTCATCCGAATGTGGGTGGCAGACATGGAGTTTGCGACGCCGGACGTCGTCATAGACGGGATCAAAGAACGGCTTTCCAGGCGGATTTTCGGCTACACGAGGGTGTTTGAGGACAGCTACTATGAGGCGTTTTCCGGCTGGTGCAGGGAGCGGTACGGCTGGAGCTTTGAGAAGAAGGAGCTTGTAATGTCAAACGGCATCATCCCGGCGCTTTATGAACTGGTGGAGTATATCTGCGCGCCGGATGAAAAGGTGCTGTTTCTGACGCCGTCCTATGCCTACTTTAAATATGCGGCCGACTTTAATAAGAGGGATTATGTCTGCTGCGATTTAAAGAACGAGGACGGGTATTATACGATTGATTTCGAGGATTTTGAGAAAAAGGCGGCCGATGAAAAGACGACGCTTTTCATTCTCTGCAATCCCCACAATCCCAGCGGGCGCGTCTGGACAGAAGAGGAACTGAAAAAAATGGCGGAAATCGCGGAGCGGCACGGGCTCTGGGTCATCTCCGATGAGATTCACTGTGACCTGCTGCGGACGGGGAAGACGCATATTCCCATGGGAAAGGTGATGCCGGAGTATGGAAGGCTGATTACCTGCATGGCGCCGAGCAAGACCTTCAACATGGCCGGACTCATGATTTCCAACGTCATGATCCGGGACGAAGAACTCAGGAAGACATGGCTTTCCAGGCATTACAATTTCGACAATCCGTTAAGTATCGCCGCGGCCCAGGCTGCCTATGAAAAGGGCGGGCAGTGGCTTAAGGAGCTTAAGGCCTACCTGGATGAAAATTTCCGGGTGACAGGCGAGTATTTAAAGGAGCATCTGCCAAAGGCCAAATACCGGGTCTCCGAGGCAACTTACCTGGCGTGGGTGGATCTTAAGGAGTATTTTAAGCCGGAAGAGAGCCTGCCGTTATTTTTCGCCTATGAGGCCGGCGTCCTGTTGGAGGGCGGCAACATGTTCGTGCAGAATTCCGACTGCTTCATCCGCCTGAACCTGGCGTGCCCGAAGGCCACGCTCCTGGAGGGGCTTAAGCGTATCTGTGAGGCTGTGAATACGAAGCACACGGGACTTTATACGCGCACGGTCTAA
- a CDS encoding deoxyuridine 5'-triphosphate nucleotidohydrolase: MQRIAKFEKVSLEQFKKDWRDQDPQRPEAEIEKIYESIRLPRRATSGSAGYDFFAPEGFTLKPGEGTKILTGIRARMDEGWVLKLYPRSGLGFKFRMQFNNTVGIIDSDYYGSDNEGHIQAKITNDSREGKIMEVAAGTGFAQGIFVEYGITVDDDVTDVRNGGFGSTTK, from the coding sequence ATGCAGAGAATCGCAAAATTTGAAAAAGTAAGCCTGGAACAGTTTAAAAAGGACTGGAGAGATCAGGATCCCCAAAGACCGGAAGCAGAGATTGAGAAAATCTATGAATCCATCAGGCTCCCGCGCCGCGCCACGTCCGGCTCGGCCGGCTATGACTTTTTCGCGCCGGAAGGCTTTACTCTGAAACCGGGAGAGGGGACAAAAATCCTCACCGGCATCCGTGCAAGGATGGACGAGGGATGGGTCTTAAAGCTGTATCCGAGAAGCGGACTCGGCTTTAAATTCCGGATGCAGTTTAACAATACGGTGGGCATCATCGACAGTGACTATTACGGTTCCGACAACGAGGGCCATATCCAGGCGAAGATTACCAACGACAGCCGGGAGGGGAAGATCATGGAGGTGGCGGCCGGCACAGGCTTTGCCCAGGGAATCTTCGTGGAATACGGCATTACCGTGGACGACGACGTGACGGATGTGAGAAACGGCGGCTTCGGCAGCACGACGAAATAG
- a CDS encoding tetratricopeptide repeat protein, translated as MKNRIRRFLLAAGAILLLSGCQRTSKEQLALREDGILAMESGDFAGAVEKFDEAVAESKKIGEFETDVLKYRAEAEFLLKDFAAAAHTYGILIGEDENVPEYHYFRGLCLAEGGDPYAAAEEIRTAGELDEEGTAAGYAEAMAGLYKAWFAMGETGQADAVFSELSLSGRASASDYVRMACAAMEAEEYERAMESIEAGLLLADGEPARKELKFCEAVCQEYLGEYETALELFLAYEREFGSSEAVSHEIAFLKTR; from the coding sequence ATGAAAAACAGGATCAGGCGTTTTCTCCTTGCGGCTGGGGCCATACTTCTCCTTTCCGGCTGTCAGAGGACGTCAAAGGAGCAGCTTGCCCTGCGGGAGGACGGGATTTTGGCCATGGAGTCCGGCGATTTTGCGGGCGCCGTGGAGAAGTTTGACGAGGCCGTGGCGGAGAGCAAAAAAATCGGGGAATTTGAAACCGATGTATTAAAATACCGGGCGGAGGCAGAATTTCTGTTAAAGGACTTTGCGGCAGCCGCCCACACCTACGGGATTCTGATCGGCGAGGATGAGAACGTGCCGGAATACCATTATTTCCGCGGACTCTGCCTGGCAGAGGGCGGCGATCCCTATGCCGCAGCAGAGGAAATCCGGACGGCAGGGGAGCTTGATGAAGAAGGCACGGCCGCGGGGTATGCCGAAGCCATGGCTGGCCTCTATAAGGCATGGTTCGCCATGGGAGAAACGGGTCAGGCCGACGCTGTCTTCTCGGAGCTTTCTTTATCGGGCCGGGCGTCGGCTTCCGATTACGTGCGGATGGCCTGCGCCGCTATGGAAGCAGAGGAATATGAGCGGGCCATGGAGAGCATTGAGGCAGGGCTTCTTCTTGCGGACGGAGAGCCGGCAAGAAAAGAACTGAAGTTCTGCGAAGCCGTCTGCCAGGAATATCTCGGTGAGTATGAAACGGCGCTGGAACTGTTCCTGGCCTATGAAAGGGAATTCGGGAGCAGCGAGGCTGTGAGCCATGAGATCGCGTTCTTAAAGACAAGATAG
- the hflX gene encoding GTPase HflX, with protein sequence MAELFEMKEEEERVILAAVETGDGDGARVSLKELEELASTAGAVTVGTVIQNRENIHPGTYLGKGKLEELKEMIWERQATGIICDDELSPAQLKNLEDILETKVMDRTMVILDIFAARARTREGKIQVELAQLRYRAARLVGLRASLSRLGGGIGTRGPGEKKLEMDRRLIHGRIGQLKAELEDVKRHREVARKKREGSGVLTAAIVGYTNAGKSTLLNRLTGAGILAEDKLFATLDPTTRTFVLPDGENVLLTDTVGFIRKLPHHLIEAFKSTLEEAKYCDVILHVVDCSNPQMDMQMHTVYETLRQLDVKDKEIVTVFNKIDREGADVSCRDMKADYRVRISAKTGEGIPELLETFETILKNRRVYLEKVFPYSEAGRIQKIRAKGLLLSEEYGEDGIHVKAYVPAELFGELYK encoded by the coding sequence ATGGCAGAACTTTTTGAAATGAAGGAAGAGGAGGAGCGGGTGATCCTCGCCGCCGTTGAGACCGGAGACGGGGACGGAGCGCGCGTATCCTTAAAAGAGTTGGAGGAGCTGGCTTCCACGGCGGGGGCCGTGACCGTGGGGACGGTGATCCAGAACCGGGAGAACATCCATCCGGGGACATACCTGGGGAAAGGGAAGCTAGAGGAGCTTAAGGAGATGATCTGGGAGCGCCAGGCCACCGGCATCATCTGCGACGACGAGCTTTCGCCGGCACAGCTTAAAAATCTGGAGGACATCCTGGAGACGAAGGTCATGGACCGCACCATGGTTATCCTGGACATTTTTGCGGCCAGGGCCAGGACGCGGGAAGGGAAAATCCAGGTGGAGTTAGCCCAGCTTCGGTACCGGGCGGCCAGGCTCGTGGGGCTTCGTGCCTCCCTTTCTAGGCTCGGCGGCGGCATCGGCACGAGAGGCCCCGGTGAGAAAAAGCTTGAGATGGACCGCCGTCTGATCCACGGGCGGATCGGCCAGCTAAAGGCAGAGCTGGAGGATGTGAAGCGCCACAGGGAGGTGGCGAGGAAAAAGAGAGAGGGGAGCGGCGTCCTGACGGCGGCCATCGTGGGCTACACCAACGCCGGAAAATCCACGCTGTTAAACAGGCTCACGGGAGCAGGGATTCTGGCGGAGGACAAGCTCTTTGCCACCCTGGATCCGACCACCAGAACCTTTGTCCTGCCCGACGGGGAGAATGTCCTTCTGACCGACACGGTCGGCTTTATAAGAAAGCTCCCCCATCACCTGATCGAGGCGTTTAAGAGTACGCTTGAGGAGGCGAAATACTGCGACGTGATCCTGCACGTGGTGGACTGCTCCAACCCGCAGATGGACATGCAGATGCATACCGTCTACGAGACGCTGCGCCAGCTTGATGTGAAGGACAAGGAAATCGTCACCGTGTTTAATAAGATCGACCGGGAGGGGGCCGATGTCTCCTGCCGCGACATGAAGGCTGACTACCGCGTGAGGATTTCGGCGAAAACAGGCGAGGGGATCCCGGAGCTTCTTGAAACTTTTGAAACGATCTTAAAAAACCGCCGTGTTTACCTGGAGAAGGTTTTCCCGTACAGCGAGGCCGGGCGCATCCAGAAAATCCGTGCAAAGGGCCTTCTTCTTTCTGAGGAATACGGGGAAGACGGGATCCATGTGAAGGCTTATGTGCCAGCGGAGCTATTTGGCGAGTTGTATAAATGA